A genomic window from Cutibacterium acnes includes:
- a CDS encoding potassium-transporting ATPase subunit F, protein MTILNLVAAILGIAAVVYLVIALIRPERF, encoded by the coding sequence ATGACCATCCTTAATCTGGTGGCCGCCATCCTCGGTATCGCCGCCGTTGTGTATCTCGTGATTGCCCTTATCCGCCCGGAGCGTTTCTAA
- the kdpA gene encoding potassium-transporting ATPase subunit KdpA produces MTWICFLAGLALLAIALGIAQHHLGTYMARVFTSDKDTRVETWCYRVMGVNPRAGQTWKSYARAVLAFSFCGVVFLYALQRLQPWLPWSLGKGSVNPAVSFNTAISFVTNTNWQAYSPEATLGHFVQLAGLCVQNFVSAATGIAIAVALIRGFVGHGEHTIGNFWVDLTRCTLRILMPIAAVAAFLLIAGGAVQNFTGFLHVTGVAGGNQVIPGGPVASQEAIKELGTNGGGFFNGNSSHPFENPQPWTNMLEIFLILLIPFSLPRTFGKMVEDVRQGRAILAAMVVLFTVNLCAMAAAEFSGHGTAARLAGAPMEGKEQRFGLAQSVLFANSTTMTSTGAVDSMHDSFTAIGGMFTLLNMMLGEISPGGVGSGLYGMLVIAVIAVFIAGLLVGRTPEYLGKKIGPREMKLSDLYILVMPTLVLCGVALSLAVPGLRSSVNTSIANPGEHGLSELVYAFTSAANNNGSAFAGLDASTNWLCAALGAAMLLGRFVPIILILALSGALVEREPVPVTAGTLPTHNALFTTLIVFTAILVTALVFFPVLTLGPLAEGLI; encoded by the coding sequence ATGACGTGGATCTGTTTCCTGGCGGGTCTGGCTCTGCTCGCCATCGCGCTCGGTATCGCTCAGCATCACCTGGGCACCTACATGGCCCGTGTCTTCACCTCTGACAAGGACACGAGGGTCGAGACCTGGTGTTACCGCGTCATGGGGGTCAATCCCCGTGCCGGTCAGACGTGGAAGTCTTATGCTCGCGCAGTACTGGCTTTCAGTTTCTGCGGAGTCGTCTTCCTCTACGCTCTGCAACGTCTCCAGCCATGGCTGCCATGGTCCCTGGGGAAGGGATCAGTAAATCCGGCGGTCTCCTTCAACACCGCGATCTCTTTCGTCACGAACACCAATTGGCAGGCCTACTCACCGGAGGCGACCCTCGGGCACTTCGTCCAGCTCGCTGGCCTGTGCGTGCAGAATTTCGTCTCCGCCGCTACCGGCATCGCGATTGCTGTTGCGCTGATTCGCGGATTCGTTGGCCACGGTGAGCACACCATCGGCAACTTCTGGGTGGATCTCACCCGCTGCACGTTGCGCATCCTCATGCCGATTGCCGCCGTAGCGGCTTTCCTGCTCATCGCTGGTGGCGCGGTCCAGAATTTCACCGGGTTCCTGCACGTGACCGGTGTGGCTGGCGGAAACCAGGTCATCCCGGGCGGTCCCGTCGCCTCTCAGGAGGCCATCAAGGAGCTTGGCACTAACGGTGGTGGTTTCTTTAACGGTAACTCGTCTCACCCCTTCGAGAATCCGCAACCGTGGACGAACATGCTCGAGATCTTCCTCATCCTGCTCATCCCGTTCTCGCTGCCTCGCACCTTCGGGAAGATGGTGGAAGATGTGCGGCAGGGCAGGGCGATACTCGCTGCGATGGTCGTCCTGTTCACCGTCAACCTATGTGCCATGGCCGCTGCCGAATTTTCTGGCCACGGTACTGCCGCACGCCTCGCGGGAGCCCCGATGGAGGGCAAGGAGCAGCGCTTCGGATTGGCTCAGTCGGTCCTCTTCGCTAACTCGACGACGATGACCTCCACCGGCGCAGTCGACTCGATGCACGACTCCTTCACCGCCATCGGAGGGATGTTCACCCTGCTCAACATGATGCTCGGCGAGATTAGCCCTGGCGGTGTGGGGAGCGGTCTCTATGGCATGCTCGTTATCGCCGTCATCGCGGTCTTCATCGCCGGCTTGCTGGTCGGTCGTACGCCGGAATACCTTGGCAAGAAGATCGGCCCGCGTGAGATGAAGCTATCGGACTTGTACATCCTCGTGATGCCGACTCTGGTGCTATGCGGCGTAGCCTTGAGCCTGGCCGTCCCGGGCCTACGCAGTAGTGTCAATACCTCGATCGCCAACCCGGGCGAGCACGGGCTGTCCGAGCTGGTATACGCCTTCACCTCAGCCGCCAACAACAATGGTTCGGCCTTCGCCGGTTTGGACGCCTCGACGAACTGGCTGTGTGCCGCCCTCGGTGCGGCCATGCTCCTCGGGCGCTTCGTACCGATCATCCTCATCCTTGCCCTGTCGGGTGCCTTGGTCGAACGTGAACCAGTGCCCGTCACCGCCGGCACCCTTCCCACGCACAATGCGTTGTTCACGACCCTGATCGTGTTCACCGCGATCCTCGTCACAGCGCTTGTCTTCTTTCCGGTCCTCACGCTCGGACCGCTGGCCGAAGGACTGATCTGA
- the kdpB gene encoding potassium-transporting ATPase subunit KdpB — MTVIPSNSRSRGLTGTQARQALPGALRKLDPRFQWRNPVMFLVWIGAVLTTIIAGLELLTGVTDGGVSVGFSMAIAVWLWLTVIFANLAESIAEGRGKAQAESLRKTRTATSAIRVDGWDERNDPSAEHTTTTEVVSSELRYGDVVVVAAGQTIPGDGDIVWGIASVDESAITGESAPVVRESGGDRSAVTGGTTVLSDRIVVKITSKPGQSFVDRMIALVEGSGRQKTPNEIALNILLASLSIVFVLVTLTLNPIASLAARPVSVTVLVALLVCLVPTTIGALLSAIGIAGMDRLVQHNVLAMSGRAVEAAGDVTTLLLDKTGTITYGNRRASEFIPMPGVSDKEIRDAAARSSLADPTPEGTSIVDLAREQGFVPDACGEQGKVVPFTAQTRMSGIDLPDGTKIRKGAGSAVRAWLTESHINMDIDTLAHMDRRVDSVSQSGGTPLVVAVRTPDHSGKVLGVVHLKDIVKEGLTDRFAELRRMGIRTVMVTGDNPLTAAAIAKEAGVDDFLAEATPEDKLAYIRKEQEGGRMVAMTGDGTNDAPALAQADVGVAMNTGTSAAKEAGNMVDLDSDPTKLISIVGIGKQLLITRGALTTFSIANDIAKYFAIIPAIFMATYPGLSALNIMGLHSPASAVLSAIIFNAIIIVILVPLALKGVAYKPAGASKILARNLRIYGLGGVVAPFIGIWLIDLIIRLIPGF; from the coding sequence ATGACCGTCATCCCTTCGAATTCGCGTTCCCGCGGTCTCACCGGGACTCAGGCGCGTCAGGCCCTGCCCGGAGCCCTTCGTAAGCTTGATCCGCGTTTTCAGTGGCGCAACCCGGTTATGTTTTTGGTGTGGATTGGCGCAGTCCTGACAACCATCATCGCTGGCCTGGAACTGCTCACTGGTGTCACCGACGGCGGTGTTTCCGTCGGTTTTTCCATGGCCATTGCGGTGTGGCTGTGGCTGACCGTCATCTTCGCCAACCTTGCCGAGTCGATCGCTGAGGGTCGCGGCAAGGCCCAGGCCGAGTCATTGCGCAAGACCCGCACCGCCACCAGCGCGATTCGCGTCGACGGGTGGGACGAGCGGAACGATCCGTCCGCCGAGCACACCACGACAACCGAGGTCGTCTCCTCGGAGCTCAGGTATGGCGACGTCGTCGTCGTGGCGGCGGGCCAGACGATCCCTGGTGACGGCGACATCGTCTGGGGCATCGCTTCGGTCGACGAATCGGCCATCACCGGTGAGTCAGCCCCCGTGGTACGGGAGTCCGGCGGCGACCGTTCTGCCGTCACCGGTGGTACGACAGTGCTTTCGGACCGTATCGTCGTCAAAATCACCTCGAAGCCCGGGCAAAGTTTCGTCGACCGCATGATCGCCCTGGTTGAGGGGTCCGGACGTCAGAAGACCCCCAACGAGATTGCCCTCAATATTTTGCTGGCGAGCCTCTCGATTGTCTTTGTCCTCGTCACCCTGACCCTCAACCCGATTGCGTCCCTGGCCGCCAGGCCGGTGAGCGTCACGGTATTGGTGGCGCTGCTGGTCTGCCTCGTCCCGACGACGATCGGTGCTCTGCTGTCGGCCATCGGCATCGCGGGTATGGACCGCCTGGTGCAGCACAACGTGTTGGCAATGTCCGGACGCGCGGTGGAGGCCGCTGGCGACGTTACGACTCTTCTGCTCGACAAGACTGGCACCATCACCTACGGAAACCGTCGTGCCAGCGAATTCATACCGATGCCGGGTGTGAGCGACAAAGAGATTCGCGACGCGGCCGCCCGGTCTTCGCTGGCCGACCCCACTCCCGAGGGCACCTCCATCGTCGACCTGGCCCGCGAGCAGGGCTTCGTCCCCGATGCCTGCGGCGAACAGGGGAAAGTCGTCCCCTTTACCGCTCAGACCAGAATGTCGGGCATCGACCTTCCCGACGGCACCAAAATCCGTAAGGGTGCCGGATCTGCTGTACGCGCCTGGCTGACGGAGTCCCACATCAATATGGACATCGACACGCTGGCGCACATGGATCGCCGGGTCGACTCGGTGTCCCAGTCCGGTGGTACTCCGCTCGTCGTGGCGGTACGCACCCCCGACCACTCGGGCAAGGTGCTCGGCGTCGTTCACCTCAAGGACATCGTCAAGGAGGGTCTAACCGACCGGTTTGCTGAGCTGCGTCGAATGGGCATCCGCACTGTCATGGTGACCGGAGACAACCCGCTGACCGCAGCCGCCATTGCCAAGGAGGCTGGCGTGGACGATTTCCTCGCCGAGGCCACCCCGGAGGACAAGCTCGCCTACATCCGCAAGGAGCAGGAGGGTGGCCGGATGGTCGCGATGACCGGTGACGGCACCAACGATGCCCCGGCTCTGGCCCAGGCGGACGTCGGCGTCGCGATGAACACCGGCACCTCGGCTGCTAAGGAGGCCGGCAACATGGTGGACCTTGACTCCGACCCGACGAAGCTCATCAGCATTGTCGGAATCGGCAAGCAACTACTCATCACGCGCGGTGCCCTGACGACCTTCTCGATCGCCAACGATATTGCCAAGTATTTCGCGATCATCCCAGCGATCTTCATGGCGACCTACCCGGGTCTGTCGGCCCTCAATATTATGGGTTTGCATTCCCCAGCGTCGGCGGTGCTCTCGGCGATCATCTTTAACGCCATCATCATCGTTATTTTGGTTCCGCTGGCCCTCAAAGGCGTGGCATACAAGCCCGCCGGGGCGTCGAAAATCCTCGCACGGAACCTGCGCATCTACGGGTTGGGCGGTGTTGTTGCGCCGTTCATCGGCATCTGGCTTATCGACCTGATTATCCGTCTCATTCCCGGCTTCTGA
- the kdpC gene encoding potassium-transporting ATPase subunit KdpC, with protein MIISSRTRTVLVGLRSMLLFTVIVGVVYTGLMTGLGQLMLHHQANGSQLEVNGKVVGSTLIGQSFTDKGGRPLPKYFQPRPSAAGDDGYDAGSSGGSNMGPENPDLAKAIKERRSQVAAFNYVDADRVPADAVTASSSGLDPHISPEYANIQIARVAKARHLDKAVVRRIVDDNTTGRQLGFLGETKVNVVTLNAELDRQH; from the coding sequence ATGATCATCTCCTCTAGGACTCGCACCGTCCTCGTCGGGTTGCGCTCGATGCTGCTGTTTACTGTTATCGTCGGCGTCGTGTACACCGGCCTTATGACTGGGCTGGGCCAGTTGATGCTCCATCATCAAGCCAACGGCTCGCAGTTGGAGGTCAACGGCAAGGTGGTCGGCTCGACCCTCATCGGCCAGTCCTTCACCGACAAGGGTGGAAGGCCGTTGCCGAAGTACTTCCAGCCGCGTCCCTCGGCTGCCGGTGACGACGGTTACGATGCCGGGTCCTCGGGCGGTTCCAACATGGGCCCGGAAAACCCGGACCTGGCGAAGGCCATCAAGGAGCGTCGCAGCCAGGTGGCGGCCTTCAACTACGTCGATGCTGACCGGGTACCCGCTGATGCTGTGACGGCGTCGTCGTCGGGTCTGGACCCACATATCAGCCCCGAATACGCCAATATCCAGATCGCTCGGGTGGCGAAGGCTCGTCATCTCGACAAGGCCGTCGTACGGCGGATCGTTGACGATAACACCACGGGACGCCAACTCGGGTTCCTCGGTGAGACTAAGGTCAACGTCGTGACGCTCAATGCCGAACTGGATCGCCAGCACTGA
- a CDS encoding ATP-binding protein, which translates to MAVRGRLRVLLGAAPGVGKTYAMLDEGKHLRAGGSDVVIAVVETHGRAATAAMTEGMEVIPRHYVECRGIELPEMDLDGVLAQHPDVALVDELAHTNAPGSRNEKRWQDVEELLEAGIDVISTVNIQHIESLNDVVEQITGVPQRETVPDTVLRRASQVEVVDLAPQALRDRLSSGKVYPAERIDAALSNYFRLGNLTALRELALLWVADEVDHALADYRSEHGIDSRWEARERVVVALTGGREGETLLRRGARIAVRAGGGELLAVHVTTEDGLRSPHPGELARQRGLVDKLGGSFHQLVGDDIPETLIEFAKSVNATQLVIGASRRGKLSRLLTGHDVEADIIRASGAIDVHIVSHDAQAKALRLPRMGGSLSTRRRIAGFAVLAVLGPLLTLLLVSSRSPEALTTDVLAYELLAVVVALVGGAFSSLIAALASGFALDYFFTKPFYTVTVNEPLHLVALLLYLLTAALVSVVVDRAARKTRVARRAAAESGLLQSVAGLVLRGEDAVESLLSRATEAFGLSGARLMTDGKVVANWGTTSDQVTEHRIDDHTVVEFHGPEPDASERRLMSVIAAQLGTALEQHQLEETAKAVEPLAATDRVRTALLSAVGHDLRRPLAAATAAVSGLRSEWSKLSDQDRADLLETADEALSQLANLVTDLLDVSRLQSGVLGVSVMPVDPAEVIMPALDELSLGPADVEIDLGSDVPEMVADPALLQRVVVNLLSNALRYEPAGSRVRLAESSFANQVEIRVIDHGPGIPEDRRDDVMVPFQRLGDTDSSVGLGLGLALSKGFVEGMDGTLALEDTPGGGLTMVISLPRVGVEEASVQ; encoded by the coding sequence GTGGCTGTTCGGGGAAGGTTGCGGGTGCTGCTGGGCGCGGCACCGGGCGTCGGCAAGACCTACGCCATGCTTGACGAGGGCAAGCACCTGCGCGCCGGGGGGTCTGATGTCGTTATCGCCGTTGTTGAGACTCACGGCCGGGCAGCTACTGCGGCAATGACCGAGGGGATGGAGGTCATCCCGCGGCACTACGTCGAGTGCCGTGGCATTGAGCTGCCGGAGATGGATCTTGACGGGGTGCTGGCCCAGCACCCTGACGTCGCCCTCGTCGACGAACTTGCCCACACCAACGCCCCCGGGTCCCGTAATGAGAAGCGTTGGCAGGACGTTGAGGAGCTTCTGGAGGCCGGGATTGACGTCATCTCGACGGTCAACATCCAGCACATCGAGTCTCTCAACGACGTCGTTGAGCAAATCACTGGGGTACCACAGCGCGAGACTGTCCCGGACACCGTGCTGCGCAGGGCCAGCCAGGTGGAGGTCGTCGACCTCGCCCCGCAGGCCCTGCGCGACCGATTGTCGAGCGGCAAGGTGTATCCGGCCGAGCGGATCGACGCGGCCTTGTCAAACTACTTCCGGCTCGGCAATCTCACCGCCCTGCGTGAGTTGGCCTTGTTGTGGGTGGCCGACGAGGTCGATCACGCGCTGGCCGACTACCGTAGCGAGCACGGTATCGACTCCCGTTGGGAAGCCCGTGAACGGGTAGTCGTCGCCCTGACAGGGGGTCGGGAAGGCGAAACCCTGTTGCGACGCGGTGCCCGGATCGCGGTTCGAGCCGGTGGCGGAGAGTTGCTGGCGGTGCACGTCACCACCGAGGACGGGCTGCGCTCCCCGCATCCGGGGGAACTAGCCCGGCAACGAGGGTTGGTGGACAAGCTAGGAGGATCCTTCCACCAGCTCGTTGGCGATGACATCCCCGAGACTCTCATCGAGTTCGCGAAGTCGGTCAACGCCACCCAGCTCGTCATCGGGGCTAGTCGGCGCGGCAAACTTTCGCGGCTGTTGACCGGACACGACGTCGAGGCAGACATTATCCGGGCTTCCGGTGCTATCGACGTTCACATCGTCAGTCATGACGCCCAGGCGAAGGCGCTGCGTTTGCCGCGGATGGGTGGGTCGTTGTCGACGCGGCGTCGGATCGCTGGTTTCGCTGTGCTGGCGGTGCTCGGGCCACTCTTGACGTTGCTGTTGGTGTCGTCGCGTAGCCCGGAGGCGCTGACGACCGATGTGCTGGCTTACGAGTTGCTGGCCGTCGTGGTGGCCTTGGTAGGTGGGGCATTTTCGTCGCTCATTGCGGCTCTGGCCTCGGGTTTTGCGCTGGACTATTTTTTCACCAAACCTTTCTACACCGTCACCGTCAACGAACCGTTACACCTGGTGGCACTGTTGCTGTACCTGCTCACCGCGGCCCTGGTGAGTGTTGTTGTCGATCGCGCTGCCCGTAAGACCCGGGTGGCTCGACGCGCCGCCGCTGAGTCGGGACTGTTGCAGTCGGTGGCCGGTTTGGTGCTGCGCGGCGAGGACGCCGTTGAGTCGTTGTTGTCCAGGGCGACTGAGGCTTTCGGGTTGTCTGGGGCGCGATTGATGACCGACGGAAAGGTTGTGGCAAATTGGGGTACAACGAGTGATCAAGTCACGGAGCATCGCATCGACGACCATACCGTGGTGGAATTCCACGGCCCGGAGCCGGACGCCTCGGAGCGTCGGCTGATGTCGGTCATCGCCGCCCAGTTGGGGACAGCCTTGGAGCAGCATCAGCTGGAGGAGACGGCGAAGGCGGTGGAGCCGTTAGCGGCCACCGACCGGGTGCGCACGGCGTTGTTGTCAGCGGTCGGTCACGACCTGCGCCGCCCCCTGGCGGCTGCCACCGCCGCTGTGTCTGGGCTGCGCAGCGAGTGGTCGAAGCTTTCTGACCAAGATCGTGCCGATTTGTTGGAAACCGCTGATGAGGCGTTGTCGCAGTTGGCGAATTTGGTCACCGACCTTCTCGACGTCTCCCGGTTGCAGTCGGGGGTGCTGGGGGTCTCGGTGATGCCGGTAGACCCGGCTGAGGTCATCATGCCGGCGCTGGACGAGTTGTCCCTGGGGCCGGCCGACGTCGAGATCGACCTGGGTTCTGACGTTCCCGAGATGGTCGCCGACCCAGCCTTGCTGCAGCGAGTTGTCGTCAACCTGTTGTCGAATGCGCTGCGTTACGAGCCGGCGGGCAGCCGGGTGCGGTTGGCGGAGAGTAGCTTCGCCAACCAGGTGGAGATTCGAGTCATCGATCACGGCCCGGGGATTCCAGAGGACCGTCGCGACGATGTCATGGTGCCTTTCCAGCGGCTGGGTGATACGGATTCCAGCGTAGGGCTGGGGCTTGGCCTGGCGCTGTCGAAGGGGTTCGTCGAGGGAATGGACGGCACCCTGGCCTTGGAGGACACTCCCGGCGGGGGACTGACGATGGTGATCAGCTTGCCCCGGGTAGGGGTTGAGGAGGCAAGTGTTCAATGA
- a CDS encoding response regulator has protein sequence MRILIADDDPQFLRALRITLGARGYEVLLARDGQHALEMAIDHKPDIILLDLGMPRLDGVKVIEAVRGWSSAPILVISGRSGSAEKVEALDAGADDYVTKPFSMDELLARIRVLTRRIGQDEVDEEPIVAFGSVWVDLAAHTVTRDGANVRLTPTEWRVLELLIRNEGRLVTRQTMLSQVWGSEHVTDTGYLRLYISQLRKKLEPEPSRPRYLITDAGMGYRLVLDP, from the coding sequence ATGAGAATTCTTATCGCTGATGACGACCCGCAATTTTTGCGAGCCTTGCGGATCACTTTGGGCGCCAGGGGATACGAGGTCTTGTTGGCGCGTGATGGGCAGCACGCCTTGGAGATGGCCATCGATCACAAGCCGGACATCATTTTGCTGGATCTCGGGATGCCGCGTCTCGACGGGGTAAAGGTCATTGAGGCGGTGCGCGGCTGGTCGTCGGCGCCGATCCTGGTGATCTCGGGACGATCCGGGTCGGCCGAGAAGGTGGAAGCCCTTGACGCTGGGGCTGACGACTACGTCACCAAACCATTCTCGATGGATGAGTTGCTTGCCCGTATCCGCGTGTTGACAAGGCGTATTGGCCAGGACGAGGTAGATGAGGAACCAATCGTCGCTTTCGGGTCGGTGTGGGTGGATCTGGCTGCGCACACCGTGACCCGTGACGGGGCCAATGTCAGGCTGACGCCGACCGAGTGGCGGGTGCTGGAGCTGCTCATCCGTAATGAAGGTCGGCTGGTGACTCGTCAGACCATGCTGAGTCAGGTCTGGGGCTCCGAGCACGTCACCGACACCGGCTACCTGAGGCTCTACATTTCCCAGTTGCGCAAGAAGCTGGAGCCCGAGCCGAGTAGGCCGCGGTATCTCATCACTGATGCCGGAATGGGGTACCGGTTGGTGCTTGACCCCTGA
- a CDS encoding EXLDI protein, whose protein sequence is MHIIMHMPTRNVYVSDEDQNLFQEAAELAGGFSPAVSEALREYVKRRKLMRGGAEQVEVDLRTDGIDHRVSFMGRRLVKVQRDHEQGCRIDTVYATARKQFAVVSKVRRVLPSWAGGKEDLWSHPETWDKEFWTVGDRTLKVFANLDELRAADGELAERVDSALHVAPYEVLDI, encoded by the coding sequence ATGCATATAATAATGCACATGCCCACTAGAAACGTGTATGTCTCCGACGAAGACCAAAACCTGTTCCAAGAAGCAGCCGAGCTTGCAGGAGGGTTTTCACCTGCAGTGAGCGAAGCTCTGCGCGAGTACGTGAAACGTCGCAAGCTGATGAGGGGAGGGGCCGAGCAGGTTGAGGTAGATCTGCGTACTGACGGGATCGATCACCGTGTCTCGTTCATGGGGCGTCGGTTGGTCAAGGTGCAACGAGACCACGAGCAGGGCTGTCGCATTGATACCGTCTACGCGACTGCCAGGAAGCAATTTGCCGTGGTGTCGAAGGTGCGTCGTGTTCTGCCAAGCTGGGCCGGAGGCAAGGAAGATCTTTGGTCGCATCCAGAAACGTGGGACAAGGAATTCTGGACGGTCGGAGATCGTACGCTTAAAGTTTTTGCGAATTTGGATGAGTTGCGAGCGGCCGATGGTGAACTTGCAGAACGGGTCGACTCAGCGCTGCACGTCGCACCCTATGAGGTTCTGGACATTTAA